In Candidatus Eisenbacteria bacterium, the DNA window GGTACTTGCCTCGCTGGACGTGGGAGGGCTGCGCCTTCACGCTCGTCTTCGCGGGCGTCGCGGCTGCGGACGACCCGGACCACGCGGCCGCGATCCACAGCGCGGCCACCGCCGCGAGCTTGATTCCCTTCGGTCTCCGGTTCATCATTTCCTCCTCGAGTGGGTTCGTCGCCTCGCCACGCCGTGCGTGGCTTCTGCAGATAAAGATCGCCCCACTCGGGAATTCGTGTTCCTCAATGATCCCTAGACATTCCCTAAACTTTCCCTAAGGTCGCCCGGTGCCCTCCGAATCCCGCATCTCCGCCGAGCTGGCTACGTTCCTGGAGTCGGGTCTCTCCATCGTCGTGGGGACCCGGAACGAGAACCTGGAGCCCGACGGCGCCGTGGCCTGGGCCGCGCGCGCGGACGAGGCGGGAGAGCGCCTCACGCTGTTCCTCCATCACATCGCCGCTCGCGAGATGCTCCGAAACCTCGAGTCCCATCCCGAGATCGCGATCAACTTCGACCAGCCCACGAGCCACCGGGCCTGTCAGGTGAAGGGTCGCTACGTGTCGTCCCGGAGGGCGCGCCCGGCGGAGCGCGAAACGGTCCTGCGGCAGATCGAGGGCTTCACGAAGAATCTCGAGGCGATCGGCTTCCCGGCCGCGATGACGGGGTCGTGGATCACCTGGCCGTGCACGGCGATCGAGCTGCGCGTCACGCAGCTCTTCGAACAGACCCCCGGACCCGGAACGGGAGGGCCGCTGCGTTGATCCCGCTCGAGAGCCTGACCCCCTGCTTCCAGGGGATCATTCCCTCATGGCTCTACACGTGCTCGAAGGACGGCATCCCGAACGCGGCGATCCTGAGCCACGTCGACTACGTCGACGCGCGCCACGTGGCGCTCTCGTTCCAGTTCTTCAACAAGAGCAAGAGGAACGTCGCCGAGAACCCCAAGGCGGCGGTTCGCATCATCGACGCGGATACGATGAAGGCCTACCGGCTGAAACTCCGTTTCGTCCGCACCGAGACCGAGGGACCCACGTTCGAGTCCATGCGGCTCCGCATCGAGGCGATCGCGTCCTACAGCGGGCTCAAGGGGATCTTCAAGCTGCTCGGCGCGGACATCTACGAGGTGCTGTCCGTCGCGCCGATCGAGTACGAGCCCGGCGTCGCCGCCGCGCCGGGAGCGGCCCCGGGGCTCGCGAACGAGGGAGCGCGGCTTCCCTTCACGATGAAGGCGCTCCAGGAATTCTCCGATCGGATCCACCACGCGCCCACGCTGGACCACATGCTCGACGAGATCCTCGAAACCCTGGAGAACATCTTCGGCTTCCGCCACAGCATGATCCTGCTCGCTTCCGAGCGACCCGACCGCCTCGAACTCATCGCGAGCCGCGGCTATCCGGAGCGCGGGGTCGGGTCCGAGGTCGGATTCGGCGAGGGGCTCATCGGCATGGTGGCGGAAGCGCGGAAGCCCATCCGGATCACGGGCATGATGCGTCAGATGCTCTACGCGGACGCGGTCCGGCGCCACGCTCGGGGGAGCGGGCTCTGCCCCGAGGATCGGCGCATTCCCCTTCCCGGGCTCCCGGACCCCGAGTTTCAGCTGGGGATCCCGTTGCTCGCGCGAGGGGAGCTGATCGGGGTCCTCTGCATCGAGACCGACTGCCCCTACCGGTTCCACGAGGAAGATCGCGCGTACCTCGAGGTGATGGGAGGGTTTCTCGCGATCGCGATCCAGAATGCGTTGTTCCGCGAGCGGACGGAGGAGACGGAGGACGCGGCCGCGAGTCGCGGCGTGGAGGCGCCCGGCACGACGGCGCCGCCCGGGCCGGCGGCGGCCGCAACCACCACGTCAGGGTCTTCCAGTCCGCCCCGGGCGCGCATCAAGGTCGAGTACTACTCGGCCGACGAATGCGTCCTCGTCGACGGCGAGTATCTGGTCCGCGGACTACCGGCCAAGATCCTCCGGAAGCTCCTCCACGAGCACGCCGCGATGGGCAGCGTGGAGTTCACGAACCGCCGTCTCCGGCTGGACAAGACGCTCCAGCTCCCCGAGATCAAGGACAACCTGGAGAGCCGGTTGATTCTCCTCCGGCGCAGGCTCGAGGAGCGGTGTCCCGAGATACGGCTCTTCCCCGCGGGACGAGGAAGGTTTCGACTCGAGCTGCGGAGCGAGGTGGAGCTGAAGGAAGGGCCCGGCGGATGAACCGCCGTCAACGTGAACGTGAACGTTCCGGCGGCCGGAGACTAGAAGTTCTCGATGGAGTCAGCGACTGTTCCCTCACGGCGAACTTTTGCGCCCCGGGTCTTGTAATTTGTTACGCCAACGCAAGGCATCCTCGAGTGTCACCGGGCCGTAACCCACCGAATGCCATCAGGTTCGATCTTGGCACGCGCGATGCGCCGAGCCCCGGCACCAGCGCGTCTCGAACCCGTGTGGAGGGACTATGCGACATCGAAGCTGGCAATTCCTGGTTACGGCTCTCTGCTGCCTCGTGGCTTCTCCCTGCCTGGCTCAAACGGACTGCCTCATCGACGGTCCCGCCAGCGTGGGATTGGATCAGACGTTCACGATGTGCGCACCGCAGGGGACCGACTACGAGTACGACTGGTACGGGCCGGGGCTCGTAGGGAATGCGCAAGCTCGCTGCGTGACCGCCCGGGTGGGCGTCGCGCGCAGCTACGAATATCTCCTCGTGATCAGCCGGTACGGTACGGAGGTCGACCGGTGCAAGCGGATCGTCAACGCGGGCGGGGTGACCGGTGGCGCCCGCTCCTGTGCGATCAACGGCCCCGGATCGATTCGGGTGGGCGAGACCGCGCGGCTCTGCGCGAACGACGACGGACTTCACACCTACACCTGGACCGGTCCCGGATACTTCCAGCAGACCGGCGCGTGCGTGAACGTGAACGTCGACGGCACCTACTACTTGACGAGCCGCAACGACATCACGGGTAGCACGCGCCAGTGTACGCACCAGTTGAGCGTGGTCGGGTCGGAGGCGGACTGCGTGTCGGGCCCGACGGCCATCGATCGTGGCGAGACGGCAAGACTCTGCGCTCCTCCCCGGACCAACACGGCGTATCGGTGGACGGGCCCCGCCGGCTTCACGGCAACGACTTCGTGCGTCACGGTGGACGACCCGGGAACCTACCGCGTGGCCATGAGGAATCAGACCTCGGGCCGGACGGAACGTTGCAGCCAATCGCTCGCCTTCTACGATGGCGGTTCCGGCGGAGGTGAGGACCCCGACGAGATCGTCTGGGACAACTGCCCCCGAACACTTCCCTTCTGGAGGGAAGTATTCCGAACGAATGGGAGCGGCGACCTCTCGCTCGCGGACCTTCGATCGATCGCGCGGTGGGTCGACGAGCACTCGACCTATTTCAACTGGACCAATGACCTCGAAGGGATGAGGCAGGCCTTGAGCCCGGCCTCGCCGTTGACGCGCCGCAAGCAGGTCGCCCGGCAGTACGCGGCGATGCTCGCGAACGCGGCGGCGGGAGAACTGAATCT includes these proteins:
- a CDS encoding pyridoxamine 5'-phosphate oxidase family protein — protein: MPSESRISAELATFLESGLSIVVGTRNENLEPDGAVAWAARADEAGERLTLFLHHIAAREMLRNLESHPEIAINFDQPTSHRACQVKGRYVSSRRARPAERETVLRQIEGFTKNLEAIGFPAAMTGSWITWPCTAIELRVTQLFEQTPGPGTGGPLR
- a CDS encoding GAF domain-containing protein, whose amino-acid sequence is MIPLESLTPCFQGIIPSWLYTCSKDGIPNAAILSHVDYVDARHVALSFQFFNKSKRNVAENPKAAVRIIDADTMKAYRLKLRFVRTETEGPTFESMRLRIEAIASYSGLKGIFKLLGADIYEVLSVAPIEYEPGVAAAPGAAPGLANEGARLPFTMKALQEFSDRIHHAPTLDHMLDEILETLENIFGFRHSMILLASERPDRLELIASRGYPERGVGSEVGFGEGLIGMVAEARKPIRITGMMRQMLYADAVRRHARGSGLCPEDRRIPLPGLPDPEFQLGIPLLARGELIGVLCIETDCPYRFHEEDRAYLEVMGGFLAIAIQNALFRERTEETEDAAASRGVEAPGTTAPPGPAAAATTTSGSSSPPRARIKVEYYSADECVLVDGEYLVRGLPAKILRKLLHEHAAMGSVEFTNRRLRLDKTLQLPEIKDNLESRLILLRRRLEERCPEIRLFPAGRGRFRLELRSEVELKEGPGG